In one Elephas maximus indicus isolate mEleMax1 chromosome 9, mEleMax1 primary haplotype, whole genome shotgun sequence genomic region, the following are encoded:
- the PRPF4 gene encoding U4/U6 small nuclear ribonucleoprotein Prp4 isoform X2 — protein MAASRPPSTQGTKTSKAPDDLVAPVVKKPHIYYGSLEEKERERLAKGESGILGKEGLKAGIEAGNINITSGEVFEIEEHISERQAEVLAEFERRKRARQINVSTDDSEVKACLRALGEPITLFGEGPAERRERLRNILSVVGTDALKKTKKDDEKSKKSKEEYQQTWYHEGPNSLKVARLWIANYSLPRAMKRLEEARLHKEIPETTRTSQMQELHKSLRSLNNFCSQIGDDRPISYCHFSPNSKMLATACWSGLCKLWSVPDCNLLHTLRGHNTNVGAIVFHPKSTVSLDQKDVNLASCAADGSVKLWSLDSDEPVADIEGHTVRVARVMWHPSGRFLGTTCYDRSWRLWDLEAQEEILHQEGHSMGVYDIAFHQDGSLAGTGGLDAFGRVWDLRTGRCIMFLEGHLKEIYGINFSPNGYHIATGSGDNTCKVWDLRQRRCVYTIPAHQNLVTGVKFEPIHGNFLLTGAYDNTAKIWTHPGWSPLKTLAGHEGKVMGLDISSDGQLIATCSYDRTFKLWMAE, from the exons ATGGCCGCCTCACGACCTCCTTCCACG CAGGGAACCAAAACCTCTAAGGCACCTGATGACTTAGTTGCTCCTGTTGTGAAGAAACCCCACATCTATTATGGAAGTTTGGAAGAGAAGGAGAGGGAACGTCTGGCCAAAGGAGAGTCTGGAATTTTGGGGAAAGAAGGACTTAAAGCAGGAATCGAAGCTGGAAATATTAACATAACCTCTG GAGAAGTGTTTGAAATTGAAGAACACATCAGTGAGCGACAGGCAGAAGTATTGGCTGAGTTTGAGAGAAGAAAGCGAGCCCGGCAAATCAATGTTTCCACAGATGACTCAGAGGTCAAGGCTTGCCTTAGAGCCTTGGGAGAACCCATCACACTTTTTGGAGAGGGCCCtgctgaaagaagagagag ATTGAGAAATATCCTTTCAGTGGTTGGTACTGATGCcttaaaaaagaccaaaaaagatgaTGAAAAATCTAAGAAGTCCAAAGAAGAG TATCAGCAAACCTGGTACCATGAAGGACCAAACAGCCTAAAGGTTGCTAGGCTATGGATTGCTAATTATTCACTGCCCAG GGCAATGAAACGCCTGGAAGAAGCTCGTCTCCATAAAGAGATTCCTGAGACAACTCGGACCTCTCAGATGCAAGAGCTACACAAATCCCTTCGG TCTTTGAATAATTTCTGCAGTCAGATTGGGGATGACCGGCCTATCTCGTACTGTCACTTTAGTCCCAATTCTAAAATGCTGGCCACAGCTTGTTG GAGTGGGCTTTGCAAGCTCTGGTCCGTTCCTGATTGCAACCTCCTTCATACTCTTCGAG GCCATAACACAAACGTAGGAGCAATTGTATTCCATCCCAAATCCACAGTCTCCTTAGACCAAAAAGATGTCAACCTGGCCTCTTGTGCTGCGGATGGTTCTGTGAAGCTTTGGAGCCTCGACAG TGATGAACCAGTGGCAGATATTGAAGGCCATACAGTACGTGTGGCCCGAGTAATGTGGCACCCCTCAGGACGTTTCCTGGGCACCACCTG CTATGACCGCTCGTGGCGCTTGTGGGATTTGGAGGCTCAAGAGGAGATCCTGCATCAGGAGGGCCACAGTATGGGTGTGTATGATATTGCCTTCCATCAAGATGGCTCTTTGGCTGGCACCGG GGGACTGGATGCATTTGGTCGAGTTTGGGACCTGCGCACAGGACGTTGTATCATGTTCCTAGAAGGCCACCTAAAGGAAATCTATGGAATAAATTTTTCCCCCAATGG CTACCACATTGCAACTGGTAGTGGTGACAACACCTGCAAAGTGTGGGACCTTCGACAGCGGCGCTGCGTCTACACCATCCCTGCCCATCAGAACTTAGTGACTGGCGTCAAGTTTGAAC CTATCCATGGGAATTTCTTGCTCACTGGAGCCTATGATAACACAGCCAAGATCTGGACCCACCCAGGCTGGTCCCCACTGAAGACCCTGGCTGGCCACGAAGGCAAAGTGATGGGCCTCGACATTTCTTCCGATGGGCAGCTCATAGCCACTTGCTCATATGACAGGACCTTCAAGCTCTGGATGGCCGAATAG
- the PRPF4 gene encoding U4/U6 small nuclear ribonucleoprotein Prp4 isoform X3 — MAASRPPSTGTKTSKAPDDLVAPVVKKPHIYYGSLEEKERERLAKGESGILGKEGLKAGIEAGNINITSGEVFEIEEHISERQAEVLAEFERRKRARQINVSTDDSEVKACLRALGEPITLFGEGPAERRERLRNILSVVGTDALKKTKKDDEKSKKSKEEYQQTWYHEGPNSLKVARLWIANYSLPRAMKRLEEARLHKEIPETTRTSQMQELHKSLRSLNNFCSQIGDDRPISYCHFSPNSKMLATACWSGLCKLWSVPDCNLLHTLRGHNTNVGAIVFHPKSTVSLDQKDVNLASCAADGSVKLWSLDSDEPVADIEGHTVRVARVMWHPSGRFLGTTCYDRSWRLWDLEAQEEILHQEGHSMGVYDIAFHQDGSLAGTGGLDAFGRVWDLRTGRCIMFLEGHLKEIYGINFSPNGYHIATGSGDNTCKVWDLRQRRCVYTIPAHQNLVTGVKFEPIHGNFLLTGAYDNTAKIWTHPGWSPLKTLAGHEGKVMGLDISSDGQLIATCSYDRTFKLWMAE, encoded by the exons ATGGCCGCCTCACGACCTCCTTCCACG GGAACCAAAACCTCTAAGGCACCTGATGACTTAGTTGCTCCTGTTGTGAAGAAACCCCACATCTATTATGGAAGTTTGGAAGAGAAGGAGAGGGAACGTCTGGCCAAAGGAGAGTCTGGAATTTTGGGGAAAGAAGGACTTAAAGCAGGAATCGAAGCTGGAAATATTAACATAACCTCTG GAGAAGTGTTTGAAATTGAAGAACACATCAGTGAGCGACAGGCAGAAGTATTGGCTGAGTTTGAGAGAAGAAAGCGAGCCCGGCAAATCAATGTTTCCACAGATGACTCAGAGGTCAAGGCTTGCCTTAGAGCCTTGGGAGAACCCATCACACTTTTTGGAGAGGGCCCtgctgaaagaagagagag ATTGAGAAATATCCTTTCAGTGGTTGGTACTGATGCcttaaaaaagaccaaaaaagatgaTGAAAAATCTAAGAAGTCCAAAGAAGAG TATCAGCAAACCTGGTACCATGAAGGACCAAACAGCCTAAAGGTTGCTAGGCTATGGATTGCTAATTATTCACTGCCCAG GGCAATGAAACGCCTGGAAGAAGCTCGTCTCCATAAAGAGATTCCTGAGACAACTCGGACCTCTCAGATGCAAGAGCTACACAAATCCCTTCGG TCTTTGAATAATTTCTGCAGTCAGATTGGGGATGACCGGCCTATCTCGTACTGTCACTTTAGTCCCAATTCTAAAATGCTGGCCACAGCTTGTTG GAGTGGGCTTTGCAAGCTCTGGTCCGTTCCTGATTGCAACCTCCTTCATACTCTTCGAG GCCATAACACAAACGTAGGAGCAATTGTATTCCATCCCAAATCCACAGTCTCCTTAGACCAAAAAGATGTCAACCTGGCCTCTTGTGCTGCGGATGGTTCTGTGAAGCTTTGGAGCCTCGACAG TGATGAACCAGTGGCAGATATTGAAGGCCATACAGTACGTGTGGCCCGAGTAATGTGGCACCCCTCAGGACGTTTCCTGGGCACCACCTG CTATGACCGCTCGTGGCGCTTGTGGGATTTGGAGGCTCAAGAGGAGATCCTGCATCAGGAGGGCCACAGTATGGGTGTGTATGATATTGCCTTCCATCAAGATGGCTCTTTGGCTGGCACCGG GGGACTGGATGCATTTGGTCGAGTTTGGGACCTGCGCACAGGACGTTGTATCATGTTCCTAGAAGGCCACCTAAAGGAAATCTATGGAATAAATTTTTCCCCCAATGG CTACCACATTGCAACTGGTAGTGGTGACAACACCTGCAAAGTGTGGGACCTTCGACAGCGGCGCTGCGTCTACACCATCCCTGCCCATCAGAACTTAGTGACTGGCGTCAAGTTTGAAC CTATCCATGGGAATTTCTTGCTCACTGGAGCCTATGATAACACAGCCAAGATCTGGACCCACCCAGGCTGGTCCCCACTGAAGACCCTGGCTGGCCACGAAGGCAAAGTGATGGGCCTCGACATTTCTTCCGATGGGCAGCTCATAGCCACTTGCTCATATGACAGGACCTTCAAGCTCTGGATGGCCGAATAG
- the PRPF4 gene encoding U4/U6 small nuclear ribonucleoprotein Prp4 isoform X1, giving the protein MDKAVEGGGGRETAVLIVPLWSRAALSWYLSVFIRFGLFRLSRYSPGTQGTKTSKAPDDLVAPVVKKPHIYYGSLEEKERERLAKGESGILGKEGLKAGIEAGNINITSGEVFEIEEHISERQAEVLAEFERRKRARQINVSTDDSEVKACLRALGEPITLFGEGPAERRERLRNILSVVGTDALKKTKKDDEKSKKSKEEYQQTWYHEGPNSLKVARLWIANYSLPRAMKRLEEARLHKEIPETTRTSQMQELHKSLRSLNNFCSQIGDDRPISYCHFSPNSKMLATACWSGLCKLWSVPDCNLLHTLRGHNTNVGAIVFHPKSTVSLDQKDVNLASCAADGSVKLWSLDSDEPVADIEGHTVRVARVMWHPSGRFLGTTCYDRSWRLWDLEAQEEILHQEGHSMGVYDIAFHQDGSLAGTGGLDAFGRVWDLRTGRCIMFLEGHLKEIYGINFSPNGYHIATGSGDNTCKVWDLRQRRCVYTIPAHQNLVTGVKFEPIHGNFLLTGAYDNTAKIWTHPGWSPLKTLAGHEGKVMGLDISSDGQLIATCSYDRTFKLWMAE; this is encoded by the exons ATGGATAAGGcggtggagggaggaggagggagagagactgCGGTACTCATTGTTCCATTATGGAGCCGAGCAGCGCTATCCTGGTACCTGAGCGTTTTCATACGCTTTGGTCTCTTTCGTCTCTCTCGCTACAGCCCTGGAACG CAGGGAACCAAAACCTCTAAGGCACCTGATGACTTAGTTGCTCCTGTTGTGAAGAAACCCCACATCTATTATGGAAGTTTGGAAGAGAAGGAGAGGGAACGTCTGGCCAAAGGAGAGTCTGGAATTTTGGGGAAAGAAGGACTTAAAGCAGGAATCGAAGCTGGAAATATTAACATAACCTCTG GAGAAGTGTTTGAAATTGAAGAACACATCAGTGAGCGACAGGCAGAAGTATTGGCTGAGTTTGAGAGAAGAAAGCGAGCCCGGCAAATCAATGTTTCCACAGATGACTCAGAGGTCAAGGCTTGCCTTAGAGCCTTGGGAGAACCCATCACACTTTTTGGAGAGGGCCCtgctgaaagaagagagag ATTGAGAAATATCCTTTCAGTGGTTGGTACTGATGCcttaaaaaagaccaaaaaagatgaTGAAAAATCTAAGAAGTCCAAAGAAGAG TATCAGCAAACCTGGTACCATGAAGGACCAAACAGCCTAAAGGTTGCTAGGCTATGGATTGCTAATTATTCACTGCCCAG GGCAATGAAACGCCTGGAAGAAGCTCGTCTCCATAAAGAGATTCCTGAGACAACTCGGACCTCTCAGATGCAAGAGCTACACAAATCCCTTCGG TCTTTGAATAATTTCTGCAGTCAGATTGGGGATGACCGGCCTATCTCGTACTGTCACTTTAGTCCCAATTCTAAAATGCTGGCCACAGCTTGTTG GAGTGGGCTTTGCAAGCTCTGGTCCGTTCCTGATTGCAACCTCCTTCATACTCTTCGAG GCCATAACACAAACGTAGGAGCAATTGTATTCCATCCCAAATCCACAGTCTCCTTAGACCAAAAAGATGTCAACCTGGCCTCTTGTGCTGCGGATGGTTCTGTGAAGCTTTGGAGCCTCGACAG TGATGAACCAGTGGCAGATATTGAAGGCCATACAGTACGTGTGGCCCGAGTAATGTGGCACCCCTCAGGACGTTTCCTGGGCACCACCTG CTATGACCGCTCGTGGCGCTTGTGGGATTTGGAGGCTCAAGAGGAGATCCTGCATCAGGAGGGCCACAGTATGGGTGTGTATGATATTGCCTTCCATCAAGATGGCTCTTTGGCTGGCACCGG GGGACTGGATGCATTTGGTCGAGTTTGGGACCTGCGCACAGGACGTTGTATCATGTTCCTAGAAGGCCACCTAAAGGAAATCTATGGAATAAATTTTTCCCCCAATGG CTACCACATTGCAACTGGTAGTGGTGACAACACCTGCAAAGTGTGGGACCTTCGACAGCGGCGCTGCGTCTACACCATCCCTGCCCATCAGAACTTAGTGACTGGCGTCAAGTTTGAAC CTATCCATGGGAATTTCTTGCTCACTGGAGCCTATGATAACACAGCCAAGATCTGGACCCACCCAGGCTGGTCCCCACTGAAGACCCTGGCTGGCCACGAAGGCAAAGTGATGGGCCTCGACATTTCTTCCGATGGGCAGCTCATAGCCACTTGCTCATATGACAGGACCTTCAAGCTCTGGATGGCCGAATAG
- the PRPF4 gene encoding U4/U6 small nuclear ribonucleoprotein Prp4 isoform X4 gives MLSFVFDRSGLCKLWSVPDCNLLHTLRGHNTNVGAIVFHPKSTVSLDQKDVNLASCAADGSVKLWSLDSDEPVADIEGHTVRVARVMWHPSGRFLGTTCYDRSWRLWDLEAQEEILHQEGHSMGVYDIAFHQDGSLAGTGGLDAFGRVWDLRTGRCIMFLEGHLKEIYGINFSPNGYHIATGSGDNTCKVWDLRQRRCVYTIPAHQNLVTGVKFEPIHGNFLLTGAYDNTAKIWTHPGWSPLKTLAGHEGKVMGLDISSDGQLIATCSYDRTFKLWMAE, from the exons ATGCTTTCCTTTGTATTTGATAGGAGTGGGCTTTGCAAGCTCTGGTCCGTTCCTGATTGCAACCTCCTTCATACTCTTCGAG GCCATAACACAAACGTAGGAGCAATTGTATTCCATCCCAAATCCACAGTCTCCTTAGACCAAAAAGATGTCAACCTGGCCTCTTGTGCTGCGGATGGTTCTGTGAAGCTTTGGAGCCTCGACAG TGATGAACCAGTGGCAGATATTGAAGGCCATACAGTACGTGTGGCCCGAGTAATGTGGCACCCCTCAGGACGTTTCCTGGGCACCACCTG CTATGACCGCTCGTGGCGCTTGTGGGATTTGGAGGCTCAAGAGGAGATCCTGCATCAGGAGGGCCACAGTATGGGTGTGTATGATATTGCCTTCCATCAAGATGGCTCTTTGGCTGGCACCGG GGGACTGGATGCATTTGGTCGAGTTTGGGACCTGCGCACAGGACGTTGTATCATGTTCCTAGAAGGCCACCTAAAGGAAATCTATGGAATAAATTTTTCCCCCAATGG CTACCACATTGCAACTGGTAGTGGTGACAACACCTGCAAAGTGTGGGACCTTCGACAGCGGCGCTGCGTCTACACCATCCCTGCCCATCAGAACTTAGTGACTGGCGTCAAGTTTGAAC CTATCCATGGGAATTTCTTGCTCACTGGAGCCTATGATAACACAGCCAAGATCTGGACCCACCCAGGCTGGTCCCCACTGAAGACCCTGGCTGGCCACGAAGGCAAAGTGATGGGCCTCGACATTTCTTCCGATGGGCAGCTCATAGCCACTTGCTCATATGACAGGACCTTCAAGCTCTGGATGGCCGAATAG
- the RNF183 gene encoding E3 ubiquitin-protein ligase RNF183, whose translation MAEQRGREPEAECPVCWNPFNNTFHTPKMLDCCHSFCVECLAHLSLVTPARRRLLCPLCRQPTVLASGQPVTDLPTNTAMLTLLRLEPHHVILEGRQLWLKDQPKSRYFLRQPRVYTLDLGPEPGSQARPPQDMAPATVTMPTPIPSHYSLRECFRNPQFRMFAYLMAVILSVTLLLIFSIFWTKQFLWGAG comes from the coding sequence ATGGCTGAGCAGCGAGGCCGGGAGCCTGAGGCTGAGTGCCCTGTCTGTTGGAACCCCTTCAACAACACATTCCACACCCCCAAAATGCTGGACTGCTGCCACTCCTTCTGCGTGGAATGCCTGGCCCACCTCAGCCTGGTGACTCCGGCCCGGCGCCGACTGCTGTGCCCACTATGTCGCCAGCCCACCGTGCTGGCCTCGGGGCAGCCCGTCACTGACCTGCCCACCAACActgccatgcttaccttgctccGCCTGGAGCCCCACCACGTCATCCTGGAAGGCCGTCAGCTCTGGCTCAAGGACCAGCCCAAGAGCCGCTACTTCCTGCGCCAGCCTCGGGTCTACACGCTGGACCTAGGCCCTGAGCCTGGGAGCCAGGCCAGACCCCCTCAGGACATGGCCCCTGCTACCGTGACTatgcccacccccatccccagtcACTATTCTCTGCGGGAGTGTTTCCGCAACCCTCAGTTCCGGATGTTTGCCTACCTGATGGCTGTCATCCTCAGCGTCACTCTGCTGctcatattttccatcttttggaCCAAACAGTTCCTTTGGGGTGCGGGGTGA